A single Sphingomonas kaistensis DNA region contains:
- a CDS encoding M48 family metalloprotease, with protein MRRVTPLSARLMLFLALGMAAAQPAAAQSILRDSETEKLFADMSKPLIEAAQLDPKNVKIVLINDPEINAFVAGGQVVYIHTGLLTQADNANQVQGVIAHELGHVAGGHVIRSGEGAKQATGISILSLVLGGLAMAAGAGEAGMGAMALGQQMAMGQFLAFTRAQETSADLAGVSYLSKAGVSGQGSIQFFKKLQNQEYRLAVYATDSYNRTHPLSSERVATLTDLYKKDPAWARPTDPALEARFQRVRAKLIGYISDKEAVLRTYPPSNQSVPAHYARAYAYHRMGDRDSALKEADALLATAPQDPFYLELKGQILLESGKPTEALEPLRQSVAKAPDQPMIQAMLGHALLATEKNDNLPEAEKVLRASIGRDNEQPFAWYQLGVIYDRKGDMPRAALATAERYSLEGEPKLALASAERALKGIPQGTPDFLRAQDIAMVSRTEVEKDRKGRGRSSK; from the coding sequence ATGCGACGCGTGACCCCGCTCAGCGCCCGGCTGATGCTTTTCCTCGCCCTTGGGATGGCCGCGGCCCAGCCTGCGGCGGCCCAGTCGATCCTTCGCGACAGCGAGACCGAAAAGCTTTTCGCCGACATGTCCAAGCCGCTTATCGAAGCCGCGCAGCTCGATCCCAAGAACGTCAAGATCGTCCTGATCAACGATCCGGAGATCAACGCGTTCGTCGCGGGCGGACAGGTCGTTTATATTCACACCGGCCTCCTCACCCAGGCCGACAATGCCAATCAGGTACAGGGCGTCATCGCCCACGAGCTTGGCCACGTCGCCGGCGGCCACGTCATCCGTTCGGGCGAAGGAGCAAAGCAGGCGACCGGCATCAGCATCTTGAGCTTGGTGCTCGGCGGGCTGGCGATGGCGGCGGGCGCGGGCGAAGCGGGCATGGGCGCGATGGCGCTGGGCCAGCAGATGGCGATGGGCCAATTCCTCGCCTTCACCCGCGCGCAGGAAACCAGCGCCGACCTGGCCGGCGTCTCCTACCTCAGCAAGGCGGGAGTGTCGGGCCAGGGCTCGATCCAGTTCTTCAAGAAATTGCAGAATCAGGAATATCGCCTCGCGGTCTATGCCACCGACAGCTACAACCGCACTCACCCGCTGAGCAGCGAGCGCGTGGCGACGCTGACCGACCTCTATAAGAAAGACCCGGCCTGGGCTCGCCCGACCGACCCGGCGCTCGAAGCCCGGTTCCAGCGCGTACGGGCCAAGCTGATCGGCTATATCAGCGACAAGGAAGCGGTGCTGCGCACCTATCCGCCAAGCAATCAGAGCGTTCCGGCGCATTATGCCCGCGCTTATGCCTATCACCGGATGGGCGACCGCGATTCAGCGCTCAAGGAAGCCGACGCGCTGCTGGCGACCGCGCCGCAGGACCCCTTCTATCTTGAGCTTAAAGGCCAGATCCTGCTCGAAAGCGGCAAGCCGACCGAAGCGCTCGAGCCGCTGCGCCAGTCGGTCGCCAAGGCGCCCGACCAGCCGATGATTCAGGCGATGCTCGGCCATGCGCTGCTCGCGACCGAGAAGAACGATAATCTGCCCGAGGCCGAAAAGGTGCTTCGCGCCTCGATCGGGCGCGACAACGAGCAACCGTTCGCCTGGTATCAGCTCGGCGTCATCTATGACCGCAAGGGCGACATGCCCCGCGCCGCGCTGGCGACCGCCGAACGCTACAGTCTGGAGGGCGAGCCCAAGCTTGCGTTGGCCAGCGCCGAGCGAGCCTTGAAGGGCATTCCCCAGGGCACGCCCGATTTTCTTCGTGCGCAGGATATCGCCATGGTAAGCCGCACCGAGGTCGAAAAGGACCGCAAGGGTCGGGGACGTTCATC
- the argS gene encoding arginine--tRNA ligase, whose product MSLFATFTDHLNRILDELTAAGSLPADLPRGNITVEPPRDASHGDLSTNAAMVLAKPAQTNPRALAGLLVPALQAIPGVAEVQIAGPGFINIKLADDVWREELRRIAAEGADYGLSDIGKGRRVNVEYVSANPTGPMHMGHCRGAVVGDALSRLLAAAGFAVTKEYYVNDAGSQVDTLARSAHLRYREALGEAIGDIPEGLYPGDYLKPVGALLAAEYGDRMVSAPEAEWLPAFREKTVAAMLDLIRHDLSLLGVHHDLFSSEAEVVASGAAERAMESLRARDLVYEGVLEAPKGKAPEDWEPVELTLFRSTNFGDDQDRPMKKSDGSWTYFGVDTAYHLQKLERSDELINIWGADHSGTVKRTQAAVAALAGRDVLDVKLVQMVQLLRAGEPVKMSKRAGNFVTLADVVREVGKDVVRFIMLTKRPDTMLDFDFAKVVEASKDNPVFYVQYAHARISSLKRKAAEAGLAAGEADLSLLDAEELALVRHASQYPRVVEAAALAHEPHRIAFYVYDLAAAFHALWNRGNDDPSRRFLIEGEPQLSAARLALASAVAQVIGNGLALMGVEAAEEMR is encoded by the coding sequence TTGAGCCTGTTTGCCACCTTCACCGACCACTTGAACCGCATCCTCGACGAACTGACCGCCGCCGGGTCGCTCCCCGCTGACCTGCCGCGCGGTAACATCACCGTCGAGCCGCCGCGCGATGCCAGCCATGGCGATCTATCGACCAACGCGGCGATGGTGCTGGCCAAGCCCGCCCAGACCAATCCGCGCGCACTTGCCGGGCTGCTGGTGCCGGCGCTGCAAGCGATTCCGGGCGTCGCCGAGGTGCAGATCGCGGGCCCCGGCTTCATCAATATCAAGCTGGCGGACGATGTCTGGCGCGAGGAACTGCGCCGGATCGCGGCGGAGGGCGCCGATTATGGTCTGAGCGACATTGGCAAGGGCCGCCGGGTCAATGTCGAATATGTCTCGGCCAACCCGACCGGACCGATGCACATGGGCCATTGCCGCGGCGCGGTGGTGGGCGACGCCCTGTCCCGCCTCCTCGCCGCCGCCGGTTTTGCGGTGACCAAGGAGTATTACGTCAACGACGCCGGCAGCCAGGTCGATACGCTCGCCCGCTCCGCGCACCTGCGTTACCGCGAGGCACTCGGCGAAGCGATCGGGGACATTCCCGAGGGTCTTTATCCGGGCGACTATCTGAAGCCGGTCGGCGCGCTGCTGGCGGCCGAATATGGCGACCGGATGGTGTCGGCGCCCGAGGCCGAATGGCTGCCCGCGTTCCGCGAGAAGACGGTGGCGGCGATGCTCGATCTCATCCGCCACGACCTGTCGCTGCTCGGCGTCCATCACGATCTATTCTCCTCCGAAGCCGAAGTGGTCGCATCGGGCGCCGCCGAGCGCGCGATGGAATCGCTTCGTGCACGCGACCTGGTCTACGAAGGCGTGCTCGAAGCGCCCAAGGGCAAGGCGCCCGAGGATTGGGAGCCGGTCGAGCTGACCCTGTTTCGCTCGACCAACTTTGGCGACGATCAGGACCGCCCGATGAAGAAGTCGGACGGCAGCTGGACCTATTTCGGCGTCGATACCGCTTATCACCTCCAGAAGCTTGAACGCTCGGACGAGCTGATCAACATCTGGGGCGCCGACCATTCGGGCACGGTGAAGCGCACTCAGGCAGCGGTCGCCGCGCTGGCCGGGCGCGACGTGCTCGACGTCAAGCTGGTGCAGATGGTCCAGCTGCTGCGCGCCGGCGAACCGGTGAAGATGAGCAAGCGGGCCGGCAATTTCGTCACGCTGGCCGACGTGGTGCGCGAAGTCGGTAAGGACGTGGTCCGCTTCATCATGCTGACCAAGCGTCCGGACACCATGCTCGACTTCGACTTCGCCAAAGTGGTCGAGGCGTCCAAGGACAATCCGGTCTTCTATGTGCAATACGCCCATGCCCGCATTTCGAGCCTGAAGCGCAAGGCCGCCGAAGCAGGGCTCGCAGCGGGCGAGGCCGACCTGTCGCTGCTCGACGCCGAGGAACTGGCGCTGGTCCGGCATGCCAGCCAGTATCCGCGCGTGGTCGAAGCGGCGGCGCTGGCGCATGAGCCGCACCGGATCGCCTTCTATGTCTACGACCTCGCCGCCGCCTTCCATGCCTTGTGGAACCGCGGCAACGACGATCCCTCGCGCCGCTTCCTCATCGAAGGGGAGCCACAGCTCAGCGCGGCGCGGCTGGCGCTTGCCTCGGCGGTGGCGCAGGTGATCGGCAATGGCCTTGCCTTGATGGGTGTCGAGGCGGCCGAGGAGATGCGCTGA
- a CDS encoding SPOR domain-containing protein, producing the protein MATPTERLSWRHDEPPAPAAAIVQPGKGGSMWPWYLLLLLLVAAVGAGAWWLSTGKEAPPPQLPAEESLPIPVSQAPTSEPPMAPEMPVNEAVPEIDAPPPAAVTNAPPVARAPERRPSARASSAGTADGNSSRTIFPADDAAPAPSVQSPGLTAAYNPRPYSGRVVQLGAFPTRKQAEDEWKRVTRRYPYLTTKTKMVNTVDVVGLGTRRPTRMYRLQLGTSSQAQSVVICQQLERAGLSCVVVY; encoded by the coding sequence ATGGCCACCCCGACCGAGCGCCTTTCCTGGCGGCATGATGAACCGCCTGCCCCGGCGGCGGCGATCGTGCAGCCGGGCAAAGGCGGGTCGATGTGGCCGTGGTATCTACTGCTGCTGCTACTCGTCGCGGCGGTGGGGGCGGGCGCATGGTGGCTGAGTACCGGCAAGGAAGCGCCCCCGCCGCAGCTTCCGGCCGAGGAATCCCTGCCGATCCCGGTCAGTCAGGCACCGACCTCCGAGCCTCCGATGGCGCCGGAGATGCCGGTCAATGAGGCCGTGCCAGAGATAGACGCGCCACCGCCCGCCGCCGTTACAAATGCACCGCCGGTCGCCCGCGCGCCCGAGCGCCGCCCCTCGGCGAGGGCGTCTTCCGCCGGCACTGCCGACGGCAACTCTAGCCGCACCATCTTCCCCGCCGACGATGCCGCGCCTGCCCCGTCGGTTCAAAGCCCCGGTCTGACGGCCGCATACAACCCCCGCCCCTACAGCGGCCGCGTGGTGCAGCTCGGCGCGTTTCCGACCCGCAAGCAGGCCGAGGACGAGTGGAAGCGCGTCACGCGTCGCTATCCGTATCTCACCACCAAAACAAAGATGGTGAATACGGTGGACGTCGTCGGACTCGGCACGAGACGACCGACACGAATGTACCGCCTGCAGCTCGGCACCTCTTCGCAAGCCCAGTCGGTTGTCATATGCCAACAACTGGAGCGGGCGGGTCTTTCTTGCGTGGTGGTGTACTGA
- a CDS encoding SPOR domain-containing protein: MSGEPLPWLEPVEDEDEPPALSARKMGAAILVVLLAAALIAGTLYWLGRNNASEGTGAPELIKAEPGPVKIKPDNPGGIDVAGDSETAFATGAGEKVDGQLDLDAVPEEAIARPQPKPPAAPAAEQAPAAKEPAAPPPAPAAANQVQLGFYGSASEAEAAWKTLSGRFPVIAGSGKIVVPYQSGQRLRAGFGSAAEARAACQLLKAAGDACFVVR; encoded by the coding sequence ATGTCGGGCGAGCCGCTGCCGTGGCTCGAACCGGTCGAGGACGAGGACGAGCCGCCTGCGCTTTCCGCGCGCAAGATGGGCGCCGCGATCCTGGTCGTGCTGCTCGCCGCGGCGCTGATCGCGGGCACTTTGTACTGGCTCGGCCGCAACAACGCATCCGAAGGCACCGGCGCACCCGAATTAATCAAGGCCGAGCCCGGCCCGGTCAAGATAAAGCCCGACAATCCCGGCGGGATCGACGTCGCCGGCGACAGCGAAACCGCTTTCGCCACCGGGGCTGGCGAAAAGGTCGATGGCCAGCTCGATCTCGACGCCGTGCCCGAGGAAGCGATCGCCCGGCCACAACCCAAGCCGCCGGCGGCTCCCGCCGCGGAACAGGCGCCGGCTGCGAAAGAGCCGGCCGCGCCGCCGCCTGCGCCGGCGGCCGCCAATCAGGTCCAGCTCGGCTTTTATGGCTCGGCCAGCGAGGCCGAAGCGGCGTGGAAGACGCTGTCGGGCCGCTTTCCGGTAATCGCGGGTTCCGGCAAGATCGTGGTTCCCTACCAGTCGGGCCAGCGCCTTCGCGCCGGGTTCGGCAGCGCGGCCGAGGCGCGTGCCGCCTGTCAGTTGCTCAAGGCCGCTGGCGACGCCTGCTTCGTGGTGCGCTGA
- the nagZ gene encoding beta-N-acetylhexosaminidase, whose translation MQAAIYGLSGLALTADERAFFLDIDPAGYILFARNCGDPDQLKALTAALRDLHGREDLPILIDQEGGRVMRMKPPAWPPLPAGGAFEKLYRTAPSSAIEAARMNARAIGLLLAAHGINVNCAPMLDVRQPDADQIMGDRAYGTEPMQVAAIGRAVLDGLSSAGVVGVVKHIPGHGRATVDSHKELPRVGASAEELDIDLEPFETLREAPMGMVAHILFEAWDREHPSSQSPFIIDEIIRKRIAFPGLLMTDDIGMEALAGSAGERSAAAIAAGCDLTLHCSGKFDEMLDVAAHVGAMTTDAEGRLARAMAGAMLGASEGPDFAEAAAVRDELLALA comes from the coding sequence ATGCAGGCAGCGATCTACGGGCTATCGGGCCTCGCCCTCACCGCCGATGAGCGGGCGTTCTTCCTCGATATCGATCCCGCGGGCTATATCCTGTTCGCGCGCAACTGCGGCGATCCCGACCAGCTGAAAGCGCTGACCGCCGCGCTGCGCGATCTTCACGGACGCGAGGACCTGCCGATCCTGATCGATCAGGAAGGCGGGCGCGTGATGCGGATGAAGCCGCCGGCCTGGCCGCCGCTTCCCGCCGGCGGGGCGTTCGAGAAGCTTTATCGGACCGCGCCGTCCTCGGCGATCGAGGCGGCACGGATGAACGCCCGCGCCATCGGCCTGCTGCTTGCCGCGCACGGCATCAACGTCAATTGCGCCCCCATGCTCGACGTGCGCCAGCCCGACGCCGACCAGATCATGGGCGATCGCGCTTATGGCACCGAACCGATGCAGGTGGCCGCGATCGGCCGCGCGGTGCTCGACGGCCTGTCGTCGGCGGGCGTGGTCGGGGTGGTCAAGCACATCCCCGGCCACGGCCGCGCCACGGTCGACAGCCACAAGGAACTGCCGCGCGTCGGCGCCTCCGCCGAAGAATTGGACATCGATCTCGAGCCCTTCGAAACCTTGCGCGAGGCGCCGATGGGAATGGTCGCGCATATCTTGTTCGAAGCGTGGGACCGCGAGCATCCGTCCAGCCAGTCGCCTTTCATCATCGACGAGATCATCCGCAAGCGTATCGCCTTTCCCGGCCTGCTGATGACCGACGACATCGGAATGGAAGCGCTGGCGGGGTCGGCCGGCGAACGCTCGGCCGCCGCCATCGCCGCGGGCTGCGATCTTACCCTGCATTGTAGCGGCAAGTTCGACGAGATGCTCGATGTCGCCGCGCATGTCGGCGCGATGACCACCGACGCCGAAGGTCGTCTCGCCCGGGCGATGGCCGGCGCCATGCTCGGTGCCTCGGAGGGACCGGACTTCGCCGAGGCGGCGGCGGTGCGCGACGAACTTCTGGCACTCGCCTGA
- a CDS encoding ScpA family protein, with protein sequence MSLLPEPQEDVLQLHLEGFEGPLDLLLTLARTQKVDLHQISILTLVEQYLDYLENARALRLEIAADHLVMAAWLAYLKSCLLLPKDPTQDPSPEELATLLQLRLQRLDAMRDAGARLMGRDRLGRDVFARGAPEGLRQVRKSKWEVSLFELAAAYGQLRARSAPVMHVVARRAVVTLEDAIERVSGLIGTAIDWTELQRFLEPTTDPDRARSSLASSFVAALELARQGRVDLRQAEPFARLELRMACK encoded by the coding sequence ATGTCGCTCCTCCCCGAACCGCAGGAGGATGTGCTCCAGCTCCACCTCGAAGGGTTCGAAGGACCGCTCGACCTGCTGCTGACCCTCGCGCGGACGCAAAAGGTCGATCTTCATCAGATTTCGATCCTCACGCTCGTCGAGCAATATCTCGACTATCTGGAAAACGCCCGCGCGCTGCGGCTCGAGATCGCCGCCGACCATCTCGTCATGGCCGCGTGGCTGGCTTATCTTAAAAGCTGCCTGCTGCTGCCCAAGGATCCGACCCAGGACCCGAGCCCGGAGGAATTGGCAACCCTGCTCCAGCTTCGTCTCCAGCGGCTCGACGCGATGCGCGACGCAGGGGCTCGGCTGATGGGCCGCGACCGCCTCGGCCGCGACGTCTTTGCGCGTGGAGCGCCCGAAGGCCTGCGCCAGGTTCGCAAGTCGAAATGGGAAGTTTCGCTGTTCGAACTTGCTGCCGCCTACGGCCAGCTCCGCGCCCGCTCGGCCCCGGTCATGCACGTCGTCGCCCGCCGGGCGGTGGTGACGCTGGAAGATGCGATCGAGCGGGTGTCCGGGCTGATCGGCACCGCCATCGACTGGACCGAGCTTCAACGCTTTCTGGAGCCGACCACCGATCCCGACCGGGCCCGCTCGTCGCTCGCCTCTTCGTTCGTCGCCGCGCTTGAACTGGCGCGGCAGGGGAGGGTGGATCTGCGGCAGGCCGAACCTTTTGCCCGGCTCGAATTGAGGATGGCCTGCAAATGA
- the scpB gene encoding SMC-Scp complex subunit ScpB: MSDAAYTRAVEAVLFAAAEPLREQDILAHAGEGDLSAAFAALQELYADRGVHLVSRGDRWHFETAPDLAHLLRRTREEPRRLGRAATETLSIIAYHEPVSRAEIEAIRGVQTSKGTLDVLMEAGWIRPAGRREGPGRPLLYATTADFLTHFGLGSRRDLPGIDDLRAAGLLDPMPALQLVSDEQDA; this comes from the coding sequence ATGAGCGACGCCGCTTACACACGGGCGGTCGAAGCCGTGCTGTTCGCGGCCGCCGAACCCCTTCGCGAACAGGACATCCTCGCGCACGCCGGGGAAGGCGATCTTTCCGCGGCTTTTGCCGCGTTACAGGAGCTGTACGCCGACCGCGGCGTCCATCTGGTGTCGCGCGGCGACCGCTGGCATTTTGAGACCGCGCCCGATCTGGCCCACCTCCTCAGGCGAACCCGCGAAGAACCGCGCCGTCTCGGCCGCGCCGCGACCGAGACGCTCAGCATCATCGCCTATCACGAACCCGTCAGTCGCGCCGAGATCGAGGCGATCCGCGGGGTGCAGACGTCCAAGGGGACGCTCGACGTCCTGATGGAAGCAGGATGGATCCGCCCTGCCGGCCGCCGCGAGGGTCCCGGCCGGCCCTTGCTCTACGCCACCACCGCCGATTTTCTGACCCACTTCGGCCTTGGCAGCCGCCGCGATCTGCCGGGGATCGACGATCTGCGGGCGGCGGGGCTGCTCGACCCGATGCCTGCGCTGCAACTGGTAAGTGACGAGCAAGACGCCTAG
- a CDS encoding twin-arginine translocase TatA/TatE family subunit, with amino-acid sequence MGGFSLIHWLILGVVILLLFGGNRFSTMMGDVAKGLKSFKHGMADDEEDERRRKAEEARRLGSTDRPIDVTPHPRAADPVAPPPPSDTLPR; translated from the coding sequence ATGGGCGGTTTTAGCCTCATTCACTGGCTCATTCTCGGGGTCGTTATTCTGCTTCTGTTCGGCGGCAATCGCTTTTCCACCATGATGGGCGACGTCGCGAAAGGCCTGAAGAGCTTCAAGCACGGCATGGCCGACGACGAGGAAGACGAGCGTCGCCGCAAGGCCGAAGAAGCGCGCCGTCTGGGCTCGACCGACCGGCCGATCGATGTCACGCCGCACCCGCGGGCAGCCGATCCCGTGGCGCCTCCGCCGCCGTCCGACACCCTCCCGCGCTGA
- a CDS encoding twin-arginine translocase subunit TatB: MIIALAALIFIGPKELPTAMRTVGRWVGRARAHARHFTAGIENMMREAELEEMEKRWRDENERIMRDHPVAAPYVGAPDALGAPVTETPPLATEPSHAPPEATMDDEPGLPLPDPETHKRELP, encoded by the coding sequence TTGATCATCGCTCTTGCGGCGCTGATCTTCATCGGACCCAAGGAACTGCCGACCGCGATGCGGACGGTCGGCCGCTGGGTCGGTCGCGCCCGCGCCCATGCGCGCCATTTCACCGCCGGCATTGAGAACATGATGCGCGAAGCCGAGCTTGAGGAAATGGAAAAGCGCTGGCGCGACGAGAATGAGCGGATAATGCGCGATCATCCCGTTGCGGCCCCGTACGTCGGGGCGCCGGACGCGCTTGGCGCACCAGTGACCGAGACGCCGCCGCTTGCCACCGAGCCCAGCCATGCTCCGCCCGAGGCGACCATGGACGACGAGCCCGGCCTACCGCTCCCCGATCCCGAGACTCACAAGCGCGAATTGCCGTGA
- the tatC gene encoding twin-arginine translocase subunit TatC has product MRDLDDSKAPLFEHLVELRKRLLICIAVIVVAFFACYYFARPIFAFLVQPLKDAGQDRVIYTDVFEAFWVQVKVALFAALMICFPVIATQIWRFVAPGLYAREKRAVLPFLLMTPIFFGGGAAFAYYLAMPWALHFLLGFEGDIGGVSQEALPGVGNYLSFVTRFLFGFGVAFLLPILLMLLERAGLVTAAQLAAKRRYAVVGAFAVAAVLTPPDAISQFMLAVPLWMLYESSIIAIRLTHWRASRRQAPAARE; this is encoded by the coding sequence GTGAGGGACCTCGACGACTCCAAGGCGCCGCTGTTCGAGCATCTGGTCGAACTGCGCAAACGACTGCTGATCTGCATCGCGGTGATCGTGGTGGCGTTTTTCGCCTGCTATTATTTCGCCAGGCCGATCTTCGCTTTCCTGGTCCAGCCGCTGAAGGACGCCGGCCAGGACCGGGTCATCTATACCGACGTGTTCGAAGCCTTCTGGGTCCAAGTGAAGGTGGCGCTGTTCGCCGCGCTGATGATCTGCTTCCCGGTGATCGCCACCCAGATCTGGCGGTTCGTTGCCCCCGGCCTTTACGCTCGCGAGAAACGGGCGGTGTTGCCGTTTCTTCTGATGACTCCGATCTTCTTCGGCGGCGGCGCGGCCTTCGCTTATTATCTCGCCATGCCCTGGGCGCTGCACTTCCTGCTCGGTTTTGAGGGAGACATCGGCGGGGTCAGCCAGGAAGCCTTGCCGGGGGTCGGCAATTATCTGTCGTTCGTGACCCGCTTCCTGTTCGGCTTTGGGGTCGCCTTCCTGCTGCCGATCCTGCTGATGCTGCTCGAGCGGGCCGGGCTGGTGACCGCCGCGCAACTGGCGGCCAAGCGGCGCTATGCGGTCGTCGGGGCCTTTGCAGTGGCCGCCGTGCTGACGCCGCCCGACGCGATCAGCCAGTTCATGCTCGCGGTGCCGCTGTGGATGCTCTACGAAAGTTCGATCATCGCGATCCGCCTGACCCATTGGCGCGCGTCGCGGCGGCAGGCCCCCGCCGCACGCGAGTAA
- a CDS encoding sensor histidine kinase produces the protein MSFLQNWFRQLPTAGKLLLLLSAAILPLGLVLVAAASNGIEQANSALSSRANDQGRLAVRAIDSLIARNVLALRIAANGALDGGGDPCERVTRALGAAPGTPSSFLLSDPIGTQLCTRGEPDDGGRRTLLVAPGQVRMWLVPERGRLFYKVGVFGGSATGSLDREQFRSALSAARAGTAGLDLIAGGGALQVSDEGERSGALGSDPVVERFTQKIAGGQVEIAVDVPIDHIASADRLLLLLPVLMWIVAALLSWLVVRTFLLTPLHRISQSIAAHEPGQGPLQLPERLGPSVEIRELGASFTRAVERIEQSERDMGEALEGQRKLVREVHHRVKNNLQVVASLLNIHRRSAKSEDAQNAYSAIGRRVDALAVVHRNHFAELEENRGIALRPLISELASNLRGSAPESARRLDINLDLESLNTTQDVAVATAFLTTEIVEHAMLTRPDAPVTLTLRRSGDLTARFTLATGALSPEIANQAEHQQFERIITGLAKQLRSALERTEGHYSVELPVFAARESY, from the coding sequence ATGTCCTTTCTGCAAAACTGGTTCCGGCAGCTCCCCACCGCCGGAAAGCTGCTGCTGTTACTGAGCGCGGCGATCCTGCCCCTTGGCCTGGTTCTGGTGGCCGCGGCGTCCAACGGGATCGAGCAGGCCAATAGCGCTTTGTCGTCGCGGGCGAACGATCAGGGTCGGCTCGCCGTCCGTGCCATCGACAGTCTGATCGCCCGCAACGTCCTGGCGTTACGGATCGCCGCCAATGGCGCGCTTGATGGCGGCGGCGATCCCTGTGAGCGGGTCACGCGCGCGCTTGGCGCGGCCCCAGGCACGCCTTCCTCCTTCCTGCTGTCCGATCCGATCGGCACGCAGCTGTGCACCCGCGGCGAGCCTGACGATGGCGGCCGCCGGACCCTGCTGGTCGCGCCCGGCCAGGTACGCATGTGGCTGGTGCCCGAGCGCGGGCGGTTGTTCTACAAGGTCGGCGTCTTCGGCGGCTCGGCAACGGGATCGCTCGACCGCGAGCAGTTTCGCTCCGCCTTGAGCGCCGCGCGCGCCGGGACCGCGGGGCTCGACCTGATCGCCGGCGGGGGCGCGCTACAGGTCAGCGACGAGGGCGAGCGATCGGGCGCCCTTGGCAGCGATCCCGTCGTGGAGCGCTTCACCCAGAAAATCGCCGGTGGGCAGGTCGAAATCGCCGTCGACGTGCCGATCGACCACATCGCCTCGGCGGACCGACTGCTGCTTCTCCTGCCCGTCCTGATGTGGATCGTTGCGGCCCTGCTCAGCTGGCTGGTGGTGCGCACCTTCCTGTTGACCCCCCTGCATCGGATCAGCCAGTCGATCGCGGCGCACGAACCCGGGCAGGGCCCGCTTCAGCTTCCTGAGCGGCTTGGCCCCTCGGTCGAGATCCGCGAGCTTGGAGCATCCTTTACGCGCGCGGTGGAGCGGATCGAACAAAGCGAACGCGACATGGGCGAGGCGCTCGAAGGGCAGCGCAAGCTGGTCCGTGAGGTGCATCACCGGGTCAAAAACAACCTCCAGGTGGTCGCATCGCTACTCAACATCCATCGCCGCAGCGCCAAATCCGAGGACGCGCAGAACGCCTATTCCGCGATCGGGCGGCGGGTCGACGCGCTGGCGGTGGTGCACCGCAATCACTTTGCCGAGCTCGAGGAAAATCGCGGGATCGCGCTTCGACCGCTGATCAGCGAACTCGCGTCAAACCTGCGCGGCAGTGCGCCGGAAAGCGCAAGGCGCCTCGACATTAACCTCGACCTTGAAAGCCTCAATACGACTCAGGACGTGGCGGTGGCGACGGCCTTTCTCACCACCGAGATCGTCGAGCATGCCATGCTGACCCGGCCCGATGCGCCCGTCACGCTGACGCTGCGCCGCTCCGGTGATCTCACTGCACGCTTCACGCTGGCGACCGGCGCATTGTCGCCGGAGATCGCCAATCAGGCCGAGCACCAGCAATTCGAACGGATCATCACGGGTCTCGCCAAGCAGCTTCGTTCGGCGCTGGAGCGGACCGAGGGTCATTACAGCGTCGAGCTACCGGTTTTCGCTGCGCGCGAAAGCTACTAG
- a CDS encoding NepR family anti-sigma factor codes for MPEAALRREGTEGLGANNEARPEDGKDKVAKGTKRRGQAADDVSKALRSAYDEAVRESIPDDFLDLLGKLN; via the coding sequence TTGCCAGAGGCTGCGCTGCGTCGGGAGGGGACCGAAGGGTTGGGTGCGAACAACGAGGCTCGTCCAGAAGACGGCAAGGATAAGGTCGCAAAGGGTACAAAGCGTCGTGGGCAGGCTGCCGATGATGTGAGCAAGGCTCTTCGCAGCGCGTACGACGAGGCCGTGCGGGAAAGCATCCCTGACGATTTTCTCGACCTTCTTGGAAAACTGAACTGA